A stretch of DNA from Acinetobacter sp. C26M:
ATTTAAAAACCAACTTATTCCCATTTATATAATTTAAGATTTTTAAAATTTTGCCATAAAAAAAGAACCTGACGGTTCTCCTTTTAAAAGTGACAATCGGTTGATTTAAACGACGAAATCATCACCTAAATACACTTTACGCACTTGCTCATTATCTAAAATTTCTTGTGGCGTTCCTTCTGCAATCACTGAACCTTCACTCACAATATAAGCTTTTTCACAAATTGCTAAAGTCTCACGTACATTATGATCGGTGATCAGAACGCCAATGCCACGATCTTTAAGCGTTTGAATAATTTCTTTAATATCACCAACAGAAATTGGATCAACACCCGCAAATGGCTCATCCAGAAGCATAAACTTAGGATCGGCAGCCAAAGCACGTGCAATCTCGGCACGACGACGCTCACCACCAGATACACTCATACCAAGCGAATCTTTGATATGGTTGATTTTAAAGTCATTTAACAACTCGTTTAGACGCTGCTGACGTTGTTGTTTATTCAAATCTTTACGAGTTTCCAAAATTGCCATGATATTTTCAGCAATTGTCAGCTTTCTAAAGATTGATGCTTCCTGTGGTAAATAGCCAATCCCCTTACGTGCACGCTCATGCATCGCAAGGTCAGACAAATCAAGACTATCTAAATGAATCTCGCCTTTGTCCATTCGCACTAAACCAACCACCATATAGAAGCTTGTCGTTTTACCTGCACCATTTGGTCCAAGTAGCCCCACGATCTGCCCACTTTGCATGGTAAAAGAAACATCTTTTACCACCCAACGTTTACTATAGTTTTTAGCCAAGTGTTTGATACAAAGCGTCTGTGGCTGCTGCAC
This window harbors:
- the lptB gene encoding LPS export ABC transporter ATP-binding protein is translated as MEQSVQQPQTLCIKHLAKNYSKRWVVKDVSFTMQSGQIVGLLGPNGAGKTTSFYMVVGLVRMDKGEIHLDSLDLSDLAMHERARKGIGYLPQEASIFRKLTIAENIMAILETRKDLNKQQRQQRLNELLNDFKINHIKDSLGMSVSGGERRRAEIARALAADPKFMLLDEPFAGVDPISVGDIKEIIQTLKDRGIGVLITDHNVRETLAICEKAYIVSEGSVIAEGTPQEILDNEQVRKVYLGDDFVV